One Lycium barbarum isolate Lr01 chromosome 5, ASM1917538v2, whole genome shotgun sequence genomic window carries:
- the LOC132641075 gene encoding tetraspanin-2-like: MALSNNVTAFLNFLAFMCSIPIIASGTWLASKPDNECIHWLRWPVVFIGIAIMLVSLTGFIGAYWRKEGLLGVYLVCMALLIALLLVLLVLAFVVTGPTGAYMVPGRAYHEYRLEGFSYWLRDHITGPDNWGNIRACLADSGICPKLNNEYVTAQQFFAADLSPIQSGCCKPPTICGYQYMNPTLWINPTNAIVDADCSIWNNDPSQLCYNCDSCKAGLLGNLRKEWKKSDLILIITLVILICVYLIGCCAYKTTVTKANSKGHK, translated from the exons ATGGCTTTGAGTAATAACGTAACAGCTTTCTTAAACTTCTTGGCATTCATGTGTTCCATCCCTATAATCGCATCAGGGACGTGGCTGGCTTCAAAGCCTGATAACGAATGCATCCACTGGCTCCGATGGCCAGTCGTCTTCATTGGAATCGCCATCATGTTGGTTTCCTTGACTGGTTTTATTGGAGCTTACTGGAGAAAAGAAGGCCTTCTAGGTGTCTACTTGGTGTGCATGGCCCTTCTCATTGCCCTTCTCCTCGTACTCCTCGTACTTGCCTTTGTCGTAACGGGGCCCACTGGGGCTTATATGGTGCCTGGAAGGGCTTACCATGAGTACAGGCTTGAAGGGTTTTCTTACTGGTTGAGGGATCACATTACTGGGCCTGATAATTGGGGGAATATTAGGGCATGTTTGGCTGATTCTGGTATTTGTCCTAAGCTTAACAATGAGTATGTCACTGCTCAACAGTTCTTTGCTGCTGATCTCTCCCCTATTCAG TCTGGATGTTGTAAGCCTCCAACAATTTGTGGATACCAGTATATGAACCCAACCCTATGGATTAACCCAACAAATGCAATAGTAGATGCTGATTGCTCCATCTGGAACAATGACCCTAGCCAATTATGCTACAATTGTGATTCTTGCAAAGCTGGCCTACTGGGAAATCtcagaaaagaatggaagaaatcTGATCTCATTCTCATCATAACTTTGGTGATTCTCATATGTGTTTATCTCATTGGTTGTTGTGCTTACAAGACTACTGTAACTAAAGCAAATTCCAAAGGTCACAAATAG